One window of Gemmatimonadaceae bacterium genomic DNA carries:
- a CDS encoding peptide chain release factor 3, which translates to MTDLETAISHRRTFAIISHPDAGKTTLTEKLLLYGGAIHLAGSVKARRAARHATSDWMKLEQERGISVTSSVMQFEYDGYHVNLLDTPGHEDFSEDTYRTLVAADSAVMLLDNRRGVEERTRQLFEVCKKRRIPIFTFVNKCDRAGEDPLKLVSDVEADLGIKCHPVTWPIFRDGIFVGVYDRRRQLIHVFERDEEHGATRAEVKVGSLDSVELHDLLGAESHAQLVHDIALLDEAGHPFDHAELLAGELSPMFFGSALTNFGLEPFLREFLELAPQPLPRESTMGLVQPTDPAFTGFVFKIQANMDPKHRDRVAFVRVCSGRFFAGMQVKQVRTGKALRLSAPQQFMARERTAIEEAWPGDVIGVMDRGSLRIGDTLSADGDLEFQGIPRFPPEHFARVIIRDPMRRKQLDTGLRQLTEEGAAQVFFTSGTDTTSPTPIVGAIGLLQFDVMVFRLENEYGVPCRLEPFAGRYPRWVIGPEEDIERVARGQGTTLLYDAKGHPLLLFQDAWALRWAQDRETTIRFLENAP; encoded by the coding sequence GTGACCGATCTCGAAACAGCAATAAGCCACCGCCGGACCTTCGCCATCATCAGCCATCCGGACGCCGGCAAGACGACTCTCACCGAGAAGCTCCTTCTATACGGAGGCGCGATTCACCTCGCCGGCTCGGTGAAGGCCCGCCGTGCGGCGCGCCACGCCACGTCCGACTGGATGAAGCTGGAGCAGGAGCGCGGCATCTCGGTAACGTCGAGCGTGATGCAGTTCGAGTACGACGGATATCACGTGAATCTTCTCGACACGCCGGGCCACGAGGATTTCTCGGAGGACACCTATCGCACGCTCGTTGCCGCCGACAGCGCGGTGATGCTGCTCGACAACCGCCGCGGAGTCGAGGAGCGGACGCGGCAACTGTTCGAGGTCTGCAAGAAACGCCGGATTCCGATCTTCACGTTCGTCAACAAGTGCGACCGTGCGGGCGAGGATCCGCTCAAGCTGGTGAGCGACGTCGAGGCGGATCTCGGCATCAAGTGCCATCCGGTCACATGGCCGATCTTCCGCGACGGCATCTTCGTCGGTGTCTATGATCGCCGGCGCCAGCTGATCCACGTCTTCGAGCGCGACGAGGAACACGGCGCGACGCGGGCCGAAGTCAAGGTCGGCTCTCTCGACAGCGTCGAGCTCCACGACTTGCTTGGCGCTGAATCACATGCGCAGCTCGTGCACGACATCGCGCTGCTGGACGAAGCGGGACACCCATTCGATCACGCCGAGCTGCTGGCGGGAGAGCTGTCACCGATGTTCTTCGGAAGCGCGCTTACCAATTTCGGTCTCGAGCCCTTCCTCAGGGAATTTCTCGAGCTTGCGCCGCAGCCGCTGCCACGTGAATCCACGATGGGGCTGGTTCAGCCGACCGATCCTGCATTCACGGGTTTCGTTTTCAAGATCCAGGCGAACATGGACCCCAAGCACCGCGACCGCGTGGCATTCGTACGGGTGTGCTCGGGCAGATTCTTCGCTGGAATGCAGGTAAAGCAGGTCCGGACCGGCAAGGCGCTGCGGCTCTCGGCACCGCAGCAGTTCATGGCGCGCGAGCGGACCGCGATCGAGGAGGCGTGGCCAGGCGATGTCATCGGCGTAATGGATCGCGGCAGCCTGCGCATCGGCGATACACTCTCGGCCGATGGAGACCTCGAGTTCCAGGGTATTCCGCGGTTTCCTCCTGAGCACTTCGCGCGGGTGATCATCCGCGATCCGATGCGGCGAAAGCAGCTCGACACGGGACTTCGGCAGCTCACGGAAGAGGGAGCGGCGCAGGTATTCTTCACGTCGGGGACCGACACGACGAGCCCGACGCCTATCGTCGGCGCGATCGGGCTTCTCCAGTTCGACGTGATGGTGTTCCGGCTGGAGAACGAGTACGGAGTCCCTTGCAGACTCGAGCCGTTCGCCGGACGTTATCCCCGCTGGGTGATCGGTCCGGAAGAGGATATCGAGAGAGTTGCACGGGGACAGGGAACCACGCTTTTGTACGACGCGAAAGGACACCCGCTGCTTCTCTTCCAGGATGCGTGGGCGCTGAGATGGGCGCAGGACAGGGAGACGACCATCAGGTTCCTGGAGAATGCCCCCTAG
- a CDS encoding PspC domain-containing protein — translation MADTDGRLRRSRSDKVIAGVIGGLARYFGFNPTLARVLYVILSVVSAAFPGILVYIILWVIMPEGE, via the coding sequence ATGGCTGATACAGACGGTCGTCTTCGCCGCTCGCGCTCTGACAAGGTGATCGCCGGAGTTATCGGCGGGCTCGCCCGATATTTCGGATTCAATCCGACGCTGGCGCGCGTCCTTTACGTGATTCTCTCGGTGGTATCAGCGGCGTTCCCGGGAATTCTCGTCTACATCATCCTCTGGGTTATCATGCCCGAAGGCGAGTGA
- a CDS encoding TetR/AcrR family transcriptional regulator — MRPRSQRLEYGIKDLRTKAIDAAYEQFGSTGALSMRKVGAALGVSAPALYHHFADKQELLYAVADRAFSEFDRRLRSSDSRDPHRVIHGILGQYRRFAADHPSLFGLMFVEPRPSARCFPRDFAAHRLAVFNQLWNAVAECVSDSADGTSDDSLYAAHDLWALAHGQILLWRAGRFENDRTFEETFDRSIERFITAL, encoded by the coding sequence ATGCGTCCCAGGAGCCAACGATTGGAATACGGTATCAAGGACCTCCGCACGAAAGCAATCGACGCTGCCTATGAACAGTTTGGCAGCACCGGAGCCCTCTCCATGCGAAAGGTCGGGGCCGCACTCGGCGTCAGCGCTCCCGCGCTATATCACCATTTCGCCGACAAGCAGGAGCTGCTCTACGCGGTCGCCGACCGCGCCTTCAGCGAATTTGACCGGCGCCTGCGCTCGAGCGACTCCCGCGACCCACACAGGGTAATTCACGGCATACTCGGCCAGTATCGCCGGTTCGCGGCCGATCATCCAAGTCTCTTTGGACTGATGTTCGTCGAGCCGAGGCCCTCAGCGCGATGCTTTCCACGCGACTTCGCCGCACATCGCCTGGCCGTATTCAACCAGCTCTGGAACGCTGTGGCCGAGTGTGTGTCGGACAGTGCGGACGGGACATCCGACGATTCGCTGTATGCGGCCCACGATCTGTGGGCGCTGGCTCATGGCCAGATACTCTTGTGGCGCGCGGGACGATTCGAGAACGACCGCACATTCGAGGAGACGTTCGACAGGTCCATCGAACGATTCATCACGGCGCTGTGA
- a CDS encoding aldo/keto reductase codes for MNTRRISALDVSVVGLGCNNFGRRLDADATAKVVSAALDAGINFFDTADIYGSTRSEEFLGRALGKQREHVIVATKFGMAVDENRKGARPEYVRQAVEDSLRRLGTDYIDLYQLHTPDTSVPIADTLGVLDELVKAGKVREIGCSNFSVEQLRDADNATAPNAAKFVSIQNEYNLFHREPERDVLQECAATGVAFLPFFPLANGLLTGKYRQGQPAPEGSRIGSGWHGELLTEQNLAIVERLIAFAESHHHTLLELAFSWILSREMVAAVIAGATSPEQVRANANACNWAMDDADLEEINRIAPPQS; via the coding sequence ATGAATACAAGACGAATCAGCGCACTGGACGTATCCGTCGTCGGGCTCGGCTGCAACAACTTCGGCCGCCGTCTCGATGCTGACGCCACCGCAAAGGTAGTGAGTGCCGCGCTCGACGCGGGAATCAATTTCTTCGACACGGCGGACATCTACGGCAGCACCCGAAGTGAAGAGTTCCTCGGACGGGCCCTCGGCAAGCAACGGGAGCACGTCATCGTCGCGACAAAATTCGGAATGGCCGTGGATGAGAACCGCAAAGGCGCGCGTCCCGAATACGTGCGACAGGCCGTGGAAGACAGCCTGCGAAGACTCGGGACCGATTACATAGATCTCTACCAGCTTCACACTCCCGACACCTCGGTTCCGATCGCCGATACGCTCGGCGTACTCGATGAGCTGGTCAAGGCGGGAAAAGTGCGCGAGATCGGCTGCTCGAATTTTTCGGTCGAGCAGCTGCGCGATGCGGACAACGCGACGGCTCCGAATGCCGCGAAGTTCGTGAGCATCCAGAACGAGTACAACCTCTTTCATCGAGAGCCCGAGCGGGATGTTCTACAGGAGTGCGCCGCCACCGGAGTGGCGTTCCTTCCCTTCTTCCCTCTCGCAAACGGCCTGCTTACAGGCAAGTACCGTCAGGGACAGCCTGCTCCCGAGGGGAGCAGAATCGGATCGGGATGGCATGGCGAGCTGCTGACGGAACAAAACCTGGCAATCGTCGAGCGCCTGATCGCATTCGCGGAATCGCATCACCACACGCTGCTCGAGCTGGCGTTCTCGTGGATTCTCTCGAGAGAGATGGTTGCGGCAGTGATCGCCGGCGCGACGTCACCCGAGCAAGTGCGCGCCAATGCCAACGCATGCAACTGGGCCATGGACGACGCGGATCTCGAGGAGATCAACAGGATCGCGCCGCCACAGTCGTGA
- a CDS encoding S41 family peptidase encodes MLAAAVAIGCAASARPATAVSDEAIAPGIALASFDSLWSKVRGTYVDTAFVSTTWMAVRDSLRPRAATITSRNSLARLFAEMLRHIPDSHFYIIPASAATDESSAGASDGKGTTGLSVRLASNGAVAWRVEPGSAAARAGIVPGEIVTRVGAKDARLSVARVRALPVAAQQRALSELLHALNGALSRGVGDSVRVEVASGDRGLVGVRTLVAAPAKGTVSQFGNLPPIAGLVRTARIPVGGSRCVGTIAFNIWLPVLGPDLQRAVDSVRSCDGVIVDLRGNPGGVGAMVMGFGGYFVDSTRSLGTMRTRLVSLEFVINPRRSRDDGSRVAPFIGPLAILVDPMTASTSEIFATGMQRIARARVFGERSAGAALPALMERLPSGDVFVHAVADFTDPSGRRIEGAGVVPDELVPLTRKDLAAGKDAPLEAAIRWIIAGGRNVPVPGR; translated from the coding sequence GTGCTGGCGGCCGCAGTCGCGATCGGATGTGCGGCCTCGGCACGTCCGGCGACAGCGGTCAGCGACGAGGCGATCGCGCCGGGCATCGCTCTGGCTTCGTTCGACAGTCTCTGGAGCAAGGTGCGAGGAACGTACGTGGACACGGCGTTCGTTTCCACGACGTGGATGGCTGTGAGGGATTCGCTCCGCCCGCGGGCGGCGACAATCACGAGCCGAAACAGCCTCGCCCGTTTGTTCGCGGAGATGCTCCGGCATATTCCCGACTCACATTTCTACATTATCCCCGCGAGCGCGGCGACTGACGAGTCATCGGCGGGAGCGTCCGACGGCAAGGGGACGACGGGGCTTTCCGTGCGTCTCGCCAGCAATGGTGCGGTCGCGTGGAGAGTGGAGCCCGGGAGTGCGGCGGCCCGTGCGGGCATAGTGCCAGGGGAGATCGTGACGAGGGTCGGCGCAAAGGATGCGCGCTTGTCTGTCGCGCGCGTCAGGGCGCTGCCGGTCGCGGCGCAGCAGCGTGCGCTGTCGGAGCTGTTGCACGCGCTCAATGGCGCACTGTCGCGGGGTGTCGGCGATTCCGTGAGGGTCGAGGTCGCGAGTGGCGATCGCGGGTTGGTTGGTGTTCGCACTCTAGTGGCGGCTCCCGCGAAGGGCACCGTGTCGCAGTTCGGTAATCTTCCGCCGATCGCCGGCCTTGTGCGTACGGCGCGGATTCCGGTAGGCGGTTCCAGGTGCGTTGGGACAATCGCGTTCAACATCTGGCTGCCGGTGCTGGGGCCGGACCTGCAGCGCGCGGTGGACAGTGTAAGGTCGTGCGACGGCGTGATCGTGGACCTGCGCGGCAATCCCGGAGGTGTCGGCGCGATGGTGATGGGCTTCGGAGGATACTTCGTGGACTCGACACGTTCACTCGGCACGATGCGGACACGTCTGGTTTCGCTCGAATTCGTCATCAATCCGCGCAGATCGCGTGATGATGGCTCGCGTGTGGCGCCATTCATCGGCCCGCTGGCGATTCTCGTGGACCCGATGACCGCGAGCACATCCGAGATTTTCGCGACCGGAATGCAGCGGATTGCGCGAGCCCGCGTGTTCGGGGAACGAAGCGCCGGAGCGGCGCTTCCGGCCCTGATGGAACGGTTGCCGTCGGGCGACGTATTCGTTCATGCGGTGGCGGACTTCACCGATCCGTCGGGGCGGCGAATAGAGGGAGCCGGAGTGGTCCCCGACGAGCTGGTCCCGCTCACGCGGAAGGATCTCGCGGCGGGTAAGGACGCTCCGCTCGAGGCAGCGATCCGCTGGATCATTGCCGGCGGACGTAATGTTCCGGTGCCTGGGCGCTGA
- a CDS encoding VOC family protein, with translation MPADVGIRPPGYRLPESAHIRRVRLQVSDLNRSIAYYENVLGLQVLKRSSEGASLGPRGEDKVILELVELRGARAVPRRDQ, from the coding sequence ATGCCAGCGGACGTCGGAATCAGACCACCCGGATACAGGCTTCCGGAGTCAGCTCACATCCGGCGTGTTCGCCTGCAGGTAAGCGATCTGAACAGATCCATCGCGTATTACGAGAACGTGCTGGGGCTGCAGGTGCTGAAGCGATCGTCAGAAGGCGCTTCACTCGGACCGCGGGGTGAGGACAAGGTCATCCTCGAGCTCGTCGAGCTGCGCGGGGCGCGGGCGGTTCCGCGCCGCGACCAGTGA
- a CDS encoding MarR family transcriptional regulator, with amino-acid sequence MTGHLQKELKQRKPFATLEQEVVLNVMRTAAALRQGTSSVLRPYDLSPPQYNILRILRGADESGLPCSEVGDRLVTRDPDVTRLLDRMEKRGLVTRGRWSTDRRVVNARITKKGIELVHELDAPMTEMHVAQLGHMKKKNLKALVDLLEAARGEND; translated from the coding sequence ATGACGGGACATCTGCAGAAGGAGCTGAAACAGCGAAAACCGTTCGCTACGCTGGAGCAGGAAGTCGTGCTCAACGTTATGCGCACGGCGGCAGCGCTCAGGCAAGGGACGTCATCGGTGCTCCGGCCATACGATCTCTCACCGCCGCAGTACAACATCCTGCGAATTCTCCGGGGTGCGGACGAGAGCGGCCTTCCCTGCAGCGAAGTCGGCGACCGCCTCGTAACGCGGGATCCGGACGTGACGCGTCTCCTCGACCGGATGGAGAAACGGGGGCTGGTGACGAGGGGCCGCTGGTCCACCGACAGGCGAGTGGTCAATGCCCGCATCACGAAAAAGGGCATCGAGCTGGTTCACGAGCTCGATGCCCCGATGACGGAGATGCATGTCGCGCAGCTCGGTCACATGAAGAAGAAGAACCTGAAAGCGCTCGTCGATCTTCTCGAAGCTGCCCGCGGAGAAAACGACTAG
- a CDS encoding serine hydrolase, with translation MTAPKPASIIRVAARAMLVMAALGCTRATAAQNTTAQRPAPVRANTAALRHKLDSIADAHHGVVGYSVIDMENGVRMSRRGDETFPTASLIKVAILITVYDLVAKGQLSLSDPLTVLRIDQVPGSGITQYLHNGIILTVQDAAWLMTTISDNTATNLLLDRIIIRRVWNKMDSLGLHNTKVHSKSFLRIASVVMDSSVKYGLGVTTPNEMARLFELMAMGKAVNPSADSVMLDILEHNENNEKLQRFNYGVRAAHKSGETDQVRAECSLFYLRNRIIACVLTKENKDMRYVVDAEAHLTIARMGEAIVNAWGRIPKT, from the coding sequence GTGACGGCACCTAAACCAGCGTCCATCATCCGTGTGGCCGCGCGCGCCATGCTCGTCATGGCGGCGCTCGGCTGTACGCGTGCCACCGCTGCCCAGAACACCACCGCCCAGCGCCCGGCGCCGGTGCGCGCCAATACCGCAGCCCTTCGTCACAAGCTCGACTCCATCGCCGATGCGCATCACGGCGTCGTCGGATACAGTGTCATAGACATGGAGAACGGCGTGCGAATGAGCCGCCGCGGCGACGAGACATTTCCGACCGCCAGCCTGATCAAGGTCGCGATCCTCATCACCGTCTACGACCTCGTCGCGAAGGGACAGCTCTCTCTGTCCGATCCGCTCACTGTTCTGAGGATCGATCAGGTGCCGGGCTCGGGGATCACCCAGTATCTGCACAACGGAATCATTCTCACCGTGCAGGATGCCGCATGGCTGATGACTACGATCAGCGACAACACCGCGACGAATCTTCTCCTCGACCGCATCATCATTCGGCGCGTCTGGAACAAGATGGATTCGCTGGGCCTTCACAACACGAAGGTCCACTCAAAGTCGTTCCTGCGCATCGCCAGCGTCGTGATGGACAGCTCGGTGAAATACGGCCTCGGAGTCACCACGCCCAATGAGATGGCGCGCCTGTTCGAACTGATGGCGATGGGCAAGGCGGTGAATCCGTCGGCGGATTCGGTGATGCTCGACATCCTCGAGCACAACGAGAACAACGAGAAGCTGCAACGGTTCAACTACGGGGTACGCGCCGCCCACAAAAGTGGCGAGACGGATCAGGTTCGTGCTGAATGCTCTCTCTTCTATCTCCGCAACAGGATCATCGCCTGCGTGCTGACGAAGGAGAACAAGGACATGCGCTACGTCGTTGACGCCGAAGCGCATCTGACTATCGCGCGGATGGGCGAGGCGATCGTCAACGCCTGGGGACGCATCCCGAAGACATGA
- a CDS encoding Spy/CpxP family protein refolding chaperone: MRRIAIAAFAALFVTACSKDSTGPATPNLTIGAGAFGTALTIAGGYDADTYQNRLANGLPDEIRLTSDQQARIKALVQAFEQATRSDREALGAILREARSAIEAKKSRNQVNAILSRGADIRARLAAAESKLKSDIDAVLTPEQRAWVAAHSPRACKAEQFPPLTDAQKAQIRSLESAFQEKNKADLETMKAAMDEAQVAIRAGKSRDEVAAIMAKAAPAAARLAAARKTLHDQILAVLTPEQKASGCVPLG; encoded by the coding sequence ATGCGCAGGATCGCCATTGCCGCATTCGCCGCGCTGTTCGTCACGGCTTGCTCGAAGGATTCGACCGGACCTGCTACCCCCAACCTTACTATCGGCGCGGGGGCATTCGGAACCGCCCTGACCATTGCCGGTGGCTACGACGCCGACACCTACCAGAATCGGCTCGCGAACGGGCTGCCCGATGAGATCAGGCTGACATCGGACCAGCAGGCACGCATCAAGGCGCTCGTTCAGGCGTTCGAGCAGGCGACCAGATCGGACCGCGAAGCACTCGGCGCCATTCTTCGCGAGGCCCGCAGCGCCATCGAAGCGAAGAAAAGCCGGAATCAGGTGAACGCGATCCTCTCCAGAGGTGCCGACATTCGCGCCCGTCTCGCCGCCGCGGAATCGAAGCTCAAGAGCGACATCGATGCAGTGCTGACTCCTGAACAGCGCGCATGGGTCGCCGCCCATTCTCCACGCGCCTGCAAAGCGGAGCAATTCCCGCCGCTCACCGACGCGCAGAAGGCGCAGATCCGCTCGCTCGAGAGCGCCTTCCAGGAGAAGAACAAGGCCGATCTCGAAACTATGAAGGCGGCAATGGACGAAGCGCAGGTGGCTATCAGGGCCGGAAAGTCCCGCGACGAGGTCGCCGCGATTATGGCGAAGGCGGCTCCTGCCGCCGCACGGCTCGCCGCCGCGCGCAAAACGCTGCACGATCAGATCCTCGCCGTGCTGACCCCGGAGCAGAAAGCGTCCGGCTGTGTGCCGCTCGGCTGA
- a CDS encoding DUF4142 domain-containing protein translates to MSGNRSSRTVAVAALGLMLAFSACSKKEAGYSDTGMSAADTGMKAGTSDTGMAPAPAPAPALSDANIVYILDNAHMLDSAAGSVAAAKGTSTDVRDFGNMMMRDHHQLRQQGQDLAKKLGITPEAPANDERKAQLDRTMTLLNGAARGKDFDKAYIHNEVTYHKAVLETVTAAMGAAQNAELKNLIQKAAPAILAHLDRAQAIQSKMQ, encoded by the coding sequence ATGTCCGGGAATCGATCGAGTCGTACGGTAGCAGTCGCGGCGCTGGGCCTGATGCTCGCATTCTCCGCCTGCTCGAAGAAAGAAGCCGGTTACAGCGACACCGGCATGTCGGCAGCTGATACGGGAATGAAGGCGGGGACGTCCGATACTGGAATGGCACCGGCACCGGCACCGGCGCCAGCACTCAGCGACGCAAACATCGTCTACATCCTGGACAACGCGCACATGCTGGACAGTGCCGCGGGATCCGTCGCGGCAGCGAAGGGAACGAGCACGGACGTGCGTGATTTCGGGAACATGATGATGCGGGACCACCACCAGCTCAGACAGCAGGGACAGGATCTCGCGAAGAAGCTGGGCATTACCCCTGAAGCGCCGGCGAACGACGAGCGCAAGGCGCAGCTGGATCGCACGATGACGCTTCTGAATGGAGCGGCCAGGGGCAAGGACTTCGACAAGGCGTACATACACAACGAAGTGACCTACCACAAGGCCGTGCTGGAGACCGTGACTGCCGCGATGGGCGCGGCACAAAACGCCGAGCTCAAGAATCTGATTCAGAAGGCTGCACCGGCGATTCTGGCGCATCTCGATCGGGCACAGGCGATCCAGAGCAAGATGCAGTAG